Proteins encoded together in one Neobacillus sp. FSL H8-0543 window:
- a CDS encoding MFS transporter, which produces MNTATNDLMSNWKKNIILFLSSQSISLFGSALVQYAMMWHITLTTESGVMMTLYIIAGFIPTFILSPFAGVWADRYNRKILIILSDGLIAISTLILAIVFLMGYEAIWLLFLMAAIRAIGTGIQTPAVGAILPQIVPKDKLTKVNGTNGSLQAVIMFVAPMVSAGLLSVTSIEMIFFIDVITAAIAIITLLGFLKISVHEKASEQQKTSYLNDFKHGLTYIKDHDFLKTFFLFFALFFVLMAPAAFLTPLQVTRSFGDDIWRLTAIELAFSIGMMTGGGIIASWGGFQNKIHTMTLASILMGACTVALGIIPVFWIYLFLMGVFGVAMPIFNTPTMVLLQEKVDENYLGRIFGVFGMISSSMMPLGMLIFGPLADVIEIEWLLIGTGLLMLILTFFLSRNKVLLETGKPVIDEATN; this is translated from the coding sequence ATGAATACAGCAACAAATGATTTAATGAGTAACTGGAAAAAGAATATTATTCTATTTTTAAGTAGTCAGTCGATATCCTTATTTGGTTCGGCTTTAGTTCAATATGCGATGATGTGGCATATAACGCTAACAACAGAGTCAGGTGTCATGATGACCTTGTATATCATTGCTGGTTTTATCCCTACTTTTATACTATCGCCATTTGCAGGGGTTTGGGCGGATCGGTACAACCGAAAAATCCTAATTATCTTATCAGATGGACTGATTGCGATTTCAACTTTGATACTCGCTATTGTCTTTTTAATGGGATATGAAGCGATTTGGTTGCTCTTCCTTATGGCAGCCATTCGTGCAATTGGCACAGGTATTCAAACCCCAGCGGTCGGTGCCATCTTGCCACAAATTGTACCTAAGGATAAACTGACAAAAGTGAACGGAACAAACGGAAGTCTGCAAGCAGTCATTATGTTCGTGGCACCGATGGTTAGTGCGGGTTTGTTGTCAGTCACTTCTATTGAAATGATTTTCTTTATTGATGTAATTACTGCAGCGATTGCCATCATAACCTTACTAGGATTTCTAAAAATTTCGGTGCATGAGAAAGCATCTGAACAACAAAAGACAAGCTATCTCAATGACTTTAAACATGGCTTAACATACATTAAAGATCACGATTTTCTAAAGACATTCTTTTTGTTTTTTGCCTTATTTTTTGTATTGATGGCACCTGCGGCATTTTTGACACCACTCCAAGTTACACGCAGCTTTGGTGATGATATTTGGCGTTTAACCGCTATCGAGCTTGCCTTTTCGATTGGAATGATGACCGGAGGTGGAATAATCGCTTCATGGGGAGGCTTCCAAAACAAAATTCATACAATGACATTAGCAAGTATTTTAATGGGAGCTTGTACCGTTGCGTTAGGTATTATTCCTGTCTTTTGGATTTATTTATTTCTAATGGGTGTATTTGGGGTAGCAATGCCAATTTTTAATACCCCAACGATGGTGTTATTACAAGAGAAAGTGGATGAAAATTATCTAGGGAGAATTTTTGGTGTTTTTGGAATGATATCCAGCTCAATGATGCCCTTAGGAATGCTGATTTTTGGTCCATTGGCAGATGTGATTGAAATTGAATGGCTGCTGATTGGAACAGGGCTACTCATGTTAATTCTAACTTTTTTCTTATCTCGTAACAAAGTATTACTCGAAACTGGTAAACCTGTAATAGATGAAGCCACTAATTAG
- a CDS encoding Na+/H+ antiporter NhaC family protein, translated as MEYTWLSVLPFLIVISMSIWLKNILPGLVVGLIVGSWIVTSNLLTGTSQSVTYIVTTLSDETNIKIIAFLYFFGGLVGMMNISGGIKGFSEWVGRKIKTERGLLGLIWLTLPFTFMMPMFRIMMIGPVVKSLAKKMNVSKKKVGLTMDISTESVIVLLPVATAFVGFMVSLVEGSTRDLNLAMSPYQIFLLSILFNFYAIVMLVIGMVQTLWSKSKDKNVKGDQEQMEEEEHEFHRAGIKKELSLVKAQPWNLIVPVFLLLGLSLFLLWRDGSAKGAQTIFDAFSIADATFVMLLAVFITIILSFIFYIIRRQSLNEILYHFYDGGNQMMEAISLLILIWSLTLSAEELGFSAFISSTLGSFLPAFLTPATIFLLGSLVGYFIGSSWGTWGLFMPLGVSLAVSTGASIPLTVGAVFASGAFGALASPLGDTTITTASIMDLPIVEYARYKLKISVIGGAIAIVFYLVSAFFIV; from the coding sequence TTGGAATATACTTGGCTTTCCGTTTTACCCTTTCTTATTGTCATTTCTATGTCTATCTGGTTAAAAAATATCTTACCTGGTCTTGTCGTTGGACTAATTGTCGGGTCATGGATTGTTACTTCCAATTTATTAACAGGTACAAGTCAATCGGTTACCTATATCGTGACCACATTGTCTGATGAGACAAATATTAAAATCATTGCCTTTCTTTATTTTTTTGGCGGTCTAGTAGGGATGATGAATATATCCGGCGGTATAAAAGGTTTTTCGGAATGGGTCGGGAGGAAGATTAAGACCGAGCGCGGATTGCTTGGACTTATTTGGCTTACCCTCCCCTTTACGTTCATGATGCCGATGTTTCGGATTATGATGATTGGACCTGTCGTCAAATCGCTTGCTAAAAAAATGAACGTTTCTAAGAAAAAAGTTGGACTGACCATGGATATTTCGACGGAATCGGTCATTGTCCTTTTACCAGTTGCCACCGCCTTTGTCGGTTTCATGGTTTCCTTAGTGGAAGGCAGCACTAGAGATCTTAATTTAGCTATGTCACCTTATCAAATTTTCCTGCTTAGTATTTTGTTCAATTTTTATGCCATCGTGATGTTAGTAATTGGAATGGTCCAAACCCTTTGGTCTAAATCCAAGGATAAGAACGTAAAAGGTGACCAAGAACAAATGGAAGAAGAAGAGCATGAATTTCACAGGGCTGGGATTAAAAAAGAATTGTCCTTGGTAAAAGCACAACCTTGGAACTTAATTGTCCCTGTCTTTTTATTGCTTGGCTTGTCCTTATTTTTGTTATGGCGGGACGGGTCAGCAAAGGGAGCCCAAACCATTTTTGATGCTTTTTCGATTGCCGACGCCACCTTTGTCATGCTCCTAGCTGTTTTTATCACCATAATCCTTTCCTTTATTTTTTATATTATAAGAAGGCAGTCCTTAAACGAAATTTTGTACCACTTTTATGATGGCGGGAATCAAATGATGGAGGCCATCAGTCTTCTTATTCTCATTTGGTCACTGACGTTATCTGCAGAGGAACTTGGATTTTCCGCCTTTATTAGTTCGACACTAGGATCCTTCCTCCCTGCTTTTTTGACTCCGGCTACGATATTTTTGCTTGGTTCACTGGTAGGCTACTTTATTGGTTCTTCGTGGGGTACATGGGGATTATTTATGCCATTAGGCGTTTCTTTGGCTGTCTCCACTGGTGCATCGATCCCGTTAACGGTAGGTGCGGTCTTTGCCAGCGGTGCCTTTGGTGCGTTGGCCTCCCCATTAGGTGATACGACTATCACCACTGCATCAATTATGGATTTGCCCATTGTCGAGTATGCCCGCTACAAATTAAAAATCTCTGTCATAGGTGGAGCAATTGCTATTGTTTTCTATCTTGTTAGTGCTTTCTTTATTGTTTGA
- a CDS encoding GNAT family N-acetyltransferase, with translation MTIRKATRDETQRILNYHMAVMKEATMGYVKPSQEKVAELMAPFFNGGGYYLVRSKNNIIHGWVGIVRMIDQNTDEWVGFINEMYVLPYFRNQGIAEKLCKAAFNQLKIEGFNKVHLNVYAGNPAKRLYQKLGFQDVSTLMAKNLDLG, from the coding sequence ATGACCATCCGAAAAGCGACACGTGATGAAACACAAAGAATATTAAATTATCATATGGCAGTTATGAAAGAAGCAACCATGGGTTATGTTAAACCAAGTCAGGAGAAAGTAGCTGAATTAATGGCACCATTTTTTAATGGTGGAGGCTATTACCTTGTTCGTTCAAAAAACAATATTATTCATGGGTGGGTTGGCATCGTCAGAATGATTGATCAAAATACTGATGAATGGGTCGGTTTTATCAATGAAATGTATGTACTTCCGTATTTTCGGAATCAGGGTATAGCAGAAAAATTATGTAAGGCTGCATTCAATCAATTGAAAATAGAAGGATTTAATAAAGTGCACTTGAATGTATATGCAGGAAACCCCGCAAAACGACTTTATCAAAAATTAGGCTTTCAAGATGTTTCCACTTTGATGGCGAAGAACCTGGATCTTGGATAA
- a CDS encoding acyltransferase family protein gives MKTRTAYYDNAKFLLVFFVVFGHFIQSYIHEDHLIHTLYTTIYTFHMPAFILISGFFAKGFQKQGYIKKVAKKLIIPYLIFQGIYSIYYFFINKQTAVALDPLNPQWSLWFLISLFCWNVMLFLFTKWKASFALFLAIALGIAVGYFDEINNYLSLSRTFVFFPFFLLGYYFKKDYFEKFSNNKYRYLSLIILGTIFVAFYLLPGFDYKWLFGSKPYDALSYSHLNGGIIRLGVYFLTLLATLSILALVPRQRYFFTKWGTSSIYVYLLHGFFIKYFRNSELEGILNHSEQIFIFTFISILLIALLSSKMVRKISQPFIELKSSLFKKYSTD, from the coding sequence ATGAAAACTCGAACGGCTTACTATGATAATGCAAAATTCCTTCTTGTTTTTTTCGTTGTATTTGGTCACTTTATCCAATCATATATTCACGAAGATCACTTAATCCATACTTTATATACGACAATATATACGTTCCATATGCCTGCTTTTATCCTAATTTCAGGTTTTTTTGCGAAAGGCTTCCAAAAACAAGGTTATATAAAAAAGGTCGCAAAAAAATTAATCATCCCTTATTTAATTTTTCAAGGGATATACTCTATATATTACTTCTTTATTAACAAACAAACAGCAGTTGCATTAGACCCATTAAATCCACAGTGGTCCTTATGGTTTTTAATCAGCTTATTTTGCTGGAATGTCATGCTTTTCCTGTTTACAAAATGGAAAGCAAGCTTTGCCCTATTTTTAGCGATAGCATTAGGAATAGCTGTTGGTTATTTTGATGAAATTAATAACTATTTAAGCTTGTCACGAACCTTTGTATTTTTCCCATTCTTCCTACTCGGATATTACTTTAAAAAGGATTACTTTGAAAAATTTAGTAATAATAAATACAGATATCTCTCCTTAATCATTTTAGGTACAATCTTTGTGGCATTTTATTTGCTGCCAGGTTTTGACTATAAATGGTTGTTCGGTTCCAAGCCGTATGATGCACTTAGCTACTCACATCTAAATGGAGGAATCATCCGTTTAGGTGTTTATTTCCTAACGTTACTGGCTACTCTCAGCATCTTGGCATTGGTCCCTAGACAAAGATATTTCTTTACAAAATGGGGCACGAGTTCGATTTATGTCTACCTTTTACATGGTTTTTTCATCAAATATTTTAGAAACAGTGAATTAGAGGGCATTTTAAATCATTCCGAACAAATATTTATATTCACGTTCATATCGATTTTGTTAATTGCACTCCTTTCTAGTAAAATGGTAAGAAAGATTTCTCAGCCCTTTATTGAGTTAAAATCTTCATTATTTAAAAAATATTCAACGGACTGA
- a CDS encoding GDSL-type esterase/lipase family protein → MKNKIIIFCFILMLIGTYTYIQGSSASSKEINLVALGDSITHGSGDPSRQGYIEIVRGKLEEKKGIPVQVSNYAIPKYTSDDILEQLQDEEILEQLNKATYMVLYIGTNDFRKSTDHKFNPLNKKMLITERLTFSNNMHKVLKIMKRENPTAPIFVLGLFHPYVEFQNQQEILSLIEQWNSEIIDIINNFERTLYVPTLDLFKDKPKKLYFSDSLHPNPAGYQLIADRLFSHLESTISE, encoded by the coding sequence ATGAAAAATAAAATCATTATATTTTGTTTTATACTAATGCTAATTGGTACTTACACTTATATTCAAGGTTCCTCGGCAAGTTCAAAGGAGATTAACCTCGTCGCTTTGGGTGATTCGATTACACATGGTTCTGGGGATCCTTCAAGGCAGGGATATATAGAAATAGTGAGGGGTAAACTTGAAGAAAAAAAGGGTATTCCTGTCCAAGTGAGCAACTATGCCATACCGAAATATACATCGGATGATATTTTAGAACAGCTTCAGGACGAAGAAATTCTGGAGCAACTAAATAAAGCTACTTATATGGTACTTTACATCGGTACAAACGATTTTCGCAAAAGTACGGATCATAAATTTAATCCTCTTAATAAAAAAATGCTTATTACAGAGAGATTAACCTTCTCTAATAATATGCATAAAGTTCTAAAAATCATGAAAAGAGAAAATCCTACTGCACCGATTTTCGTCTTAGGATTATTCCATCCCTATGTTGAATTTCAGAACCAACAAGAAATTCTCTCCTTAATCGAGCAGTGGAATAGCGAAATAATTGATATTATTAATAATTTTGAACGGACTCTCTATGTCCCCACACTGGATTTATTTAAAGACAAACCAAAAAAGCTGTATTTTAGTGATTCGCTTCATCCAAATCCTGCTGGTTATCAACTGATTGCCGATCGACTTTTTAGCCATTTAGAATCGACGATTTCGGAATGA
- a CDS encoding Cof-type HAD-IIB family hydrolase: protein MNFKAVILDIDGTLVPHKKTISQATLDAIHQLKEKNLKVVIATGRAPYFSTSIIQETGVDSMVFFNGAYVYHEGKEIYKNVFEKSVLKKINELSHQSKHPLTFLGGKSFKATDLTHPFVVEAFRHETWRPELAPSQFWQDQDIYQLFLHCDLEEELRYQTDIPELDFRRWSSGARTCDVNVTNSHKAVGLTKLLENLGIAPDEAVAFGDGLNDIEMLTMAGMGVAMGGARQEVKQAADMVTLSAEEDGVLHGLKRLGLI, encoded by the coding sequence ATGAATTTTAAGGCAGTTATTTTAGACATTGATGGAACCCTTGTTCCACACAAAAAGACGATTAGCCAGGCTACATTGGATGCCATACACCAATTAAAAGAAAAAAACTTGAAAGTGGTCATTGCTACAGGAAGAGCTCCCTATTTTTCAACATCCATTATCCAGGAAACTGGTGTGGACTCCATGGTCTTTTTTAATGGCGCCTATGTTTATCATGAGGGAAAAGAAATATACAAGAATGTTTTTGAAAAAAGTGTTTTAAAGAAAATAAATGAATTGTCTCATCAGTCAAAACATCCGCTTACCTTTTTAGGCGGTAAAAGCTTTAAGGCAACAGATTTGACTCACCCATTCGTCGTGGAAGCATTTAGGCATGAAACGTGGAGGCCAGAACTTGCACCTAGTCAGTTTTGGCAAGATCAGGATATTTATCAATTGTTCCTTCATTGTGATTTAGAAGAGGAGTTGCGCTATCAAACAGATATTCCTGAATTAGACTTCAGGAGGTGGAGTTCTGGAGCAAGAACCTGCGATGTGAATGTAACCAATTCACATAAAGCAGTCGGCCTAACAAAATTGTTAGAAAACCTCGGGATTGCGCCTGACGAGGCCGTTGCATTTGGAGATGGTTTAAATGATATTGAGATGCTCACAATGGCAGGAATGGGCGTGGCCATGGGCGGTGCCCGACAGGAAGTCAAACAGGCTGCCGATATGGTCACCCTCTCCGCCGAAGAAGACGGTGTCCTCCATGGTTTAAAGCGTCTCGGTTTAATCTAA
- a CDS encoding cysteine desulfurase family protein translates to MQKIYLDYNASTPLAPEVVASMQPLLNDFYGNPSALHWAGKPVKELLHKAREQTAALIGCSPREIIFTSGGSEANNLALKGYFYKNRKKGNHIITSKVEHPAIINPCKFLEEAGARVTYVGVDRFGRVLLEEIEKAITKDTILISIMHSNNEVGTLQPIKEIGRMAERYGIAFHTDASQSVGKVPIDVNELKVGMLTIAGHKLYAPKGIGVLYVKEGIELEPLIHGAGHEFGLRAGTENTLLAVGLGKACEIARNHVENSKIKELTDYFWGQLKEAFGDEIVLNGHPEERLPNTLNVCFVNKIGQSLLDRIPNLAASTGSACHAGRIELSPVLKEMQVPEEVGMGAIRFSLGRFTTKAEIDQVIDSLIEIL, encoded by the coding sequence TTGCAAAAAATATACCTTGATTACAATGCCAGTACACCTTTAGCTCCAGAGGTAGTAGCATCGATGCAACCGTTATTAAATGATTTTTACGGTAATCCATCAGCGTTACATTGGGCAGGTAAACCAGTAAAGGAATTGTTACACAAGGCTAGAGAGCAGACTGCAGCATTAATTGGCTGTTCTCCGAGAGAAATTATTTTTACAAGCGGGGGAAGTGAGGCAAATAACCTTGCACTAAAAGGGTATTTTTATAAAAATAGAAAGAAAGGTAATCATATCATTACCTCCAAGGTGGAACATCCAGCAATTATCAATCCGTGTAAATTTCTAGAAGAAGCAGGTGCAAGGGTTACATATGTAGGTGTTGATCGCTTTGGGAGAGTATTACTGGAAGAAATAGAAAAGGCAATTACAAAAGATACGATTCTCATTTCTATTATGCACTCGAATAATGAAGTAGGGACGTTACAACCAATAAAAGAGATCGGGAGAATGGCTGAAAGGTATGGAATTGCTTTTCATACAGACGCTTCACAATCCGTTGGAAAAGTACCTATTGATGTTAATGAGTTAAAAGTAGGTATGCTCACAATCGCTGGACATAAGCTTTATGCACCTAAAGGAATTGGCGTATTGTATGTTAAAGAAGGGATTGAACTTGAACCACTTATCCATGGGGCAGGACATGAATTTGGACTTCGGGCGGGGACGGAGAATACTCTATTAGCAGTGGGATTAGGGAAGGCATGTGAAATCGCTAGAAATCATGTGGAAAATAGTAAAATAAAGGAGTTGACCGATTATTTCTGGGGACAGTTAAAGGAGGCTTTCGGAGACGAGATTGTACTAAATGGTCATCCTGAAGAACGGTTGCCGAATACCTTGAATGTATGCTTTGTTAATAAGATTGGACAGAGTTTGCTAGATAGAATCCCTAATTTAGCTGCTTCTACTGGATCAGCCTGTCATGCAGGAAGGATTGAATTATCACCTGTATTAAAAGAGATGCAAGTTCCTGAGGAAGTAGGGATGGGTGCCATTCGGTTTAGCTTAGGCCGGTTTACGACGAAAGCAGAAATTGATCAAGTGATTGATAGCTTAATAGAAATCCTGTAG
- a CDS encoding CD3072 family TudS-related putative desulfidase, giving the protein MRRNKRILLVSHCILNQNTVIETEARAEGAILSATEWAIKEGFGIVQLPCPEFTYLGLNRPSMTYEQYNTPEYRKHCREILAPVLSQAKEYLKNEYEMAGLLGIQSSPSCDPTRGIFIEELSALFVENGINLKTLWYLPNSNNPTFNSEEHNLK; this is encoded by the coding sequence ATGCGGCGTAACAAAAGGATTCTACTAGTCTCCCATTGTATCTTGAACCAGAACACGGTCATTGAAACCGAGGCAAGGGCTGAAGGAGCAATCCTTTCAGCCACAGAATGGGCAATAAAAGAGGGATTTGGCATTGTCCAATTACCCTGCCCCGAATTTACTTATCTCGGGTTGAATCGGCCATCGATGACATATGAACAATACAATACGCCTGAGTATAGGAAACATTGTCGGGAAATCCTGGCTCCAGTCCTTAGTCAAGCCAAGGAGTACCTGAAAAACGAGTATGAAATGGCAGGACTCCTTGGTATCCAAAGCAGCCCTTCCTGCGACCCGACCAGAGGAATATTTATAGAAGAACTCTCTGCATTGTTTGTTGAAAATGGAATCAATTTGAAAACACTTTGGTATTTACCCAATAGTAATAATCCTACTTTTAATAGTGAAGAGCATAATTTGAAATGA
- a CDS encoding nuclease-related domain-containing protein — MAFKSRTESLELRILRILNTRMELSEECRKNYSYLEKGYAGEVQFDLLTEELESTCLILNDLLLEINGTKFQIDTLIIFQETIYQFEVKNYEGDYCYDEESFQTFSGQERKNPFDQLKRSKSLLRQLNQTIGYNLPIEGYVVFINPEFALFQTPKNLPIIFPGQLNRFMKKLNKKQTKLNSWHTKLAERLVSLHIVESPYGRLPPYEYDKIKKGGNCKKCSSFALSVHGKKLICNDCGCEESIESAVLRSVNEIKLLFPDRKITTKEVHEWCQVVESKKRIARILERNFKIKGFGQWAFYE, encoded by the coding sequence ATGGCTTTTAAATCCCGAACTGAATCGCTAGAATTACGAATTCTAAGAATTTTAAACACACGAATGGAACTATCGGAGGAATGCCGGAAGAATTATTCTTACCTTGAAAAGGGATATGCAGGTGAAGTTCAATTTGATTTATTGACAGAGGAGCTTGAAAGTACTTGCTTAATTTTGAACGATTTACTGCTCGAGATTAACGGCACAAAGTTCCAAATCGACACCTTGATTATTTTTCAAGAAACAATTTACCAATTTGAGGTGAAAAATTATGAAGGTGATTATTGTTATGATGAGGAAAGTTTCCAAACTTTTTCAGGACAGGAAAGGAAAAATCCATTTGACCAATTAAAACGAAGCAAATCCTTGCTTCGCCAGCTAAACCAGACTATTGGATATAACTTACCCATTGAAGGATACGTTGTTTTCATAAACCCCGAGTTTGCCTTATTTCAGACCCCAAAAAACCTGCCGATAATTTTTCCAGGTCAACTTAATCGATTTATGAAGAAATTAAACAAAAAGCAGACAAAACTGAATAGTTGGCACACAAAGCTAGCGGAAAGGTTGGTTTCATTACATATTGTTGAATCCCCCTATGGGAGATTACCCCCTTATGAGTATGACAAAATTAAAAAAGGGGGTAATTGCAAAAAATGTAGTTCCTTTGCGTTGTCAGTACATGGTAAAAAATTGATTTGTAATGATTGTGGGTGTGAAGAATCTATTGAATCAGCTGTTCTGCGCAGTGTTAATGAAATTAAGCTACTTTTTCCAGATCGAAAAATTACAACAAAAGAAGTACATGAATGGTGTCAGGTGGTTGAGTCTAAAAAAAGAATTGCACGGATACTTGAGAGAAATTTTAAGATTAAGGGGTTTGGTCAATGGGCTTTTTATGAGTAA
- a CDS encoding LLM class flavin-dependent oxidoreductase, producing the protein MEIGISTFVETTPDVETGAVISHGERIREVVEEIVLADQVGLDIFGVGEHHREDYAASSPAVVLAAAASQTNRIRLTSAVTVLSSADPVRIFQDFATLDAISNGRAEIMAGRGSFIESFPLFGYDLKDYDALFDEKLELLLKIRESEKVTWKGGHRPAINNLGVYPRPVQNPLPVWIGSGGSQDSVIRAGLLGLPLVLAIIGGSPLHFAPLVQLYKKAATHAGHDVSKLPVASHSHGFIAESTEVAADKFFPSTQQAMNKLGRERGWGRYDRSSFDAARSFQGALYVGDSKTVAEKIIHLRKNVGITRFMLHVPVGTMPHDEVMSAIELLGKEVAPMVREEISRWEAEGGEDL; encoded by the coding sequence GTGGAAATAGGTATAAGTACGTTTGTGGAGACAACGCCGGATGTTGAAACGGGTGCAGTAATCAGTCATGGAGAACGAATTCGCGAGGTTGTCGAAGAAATTGTATTAGCAGATCAGGTAGGGTTGGATATCTTCGGTGTCGGCGAGCATCATCGCGAAGATTATGCGGCATCTTCTCCAGCGGTGGTTCTGGCAGCAGCGGCGTCGCAAACCAATCGGATACGTCTGACAAGTGCGGTAACCGTACTATCTTCAGCCGATCCTGTACGAATATTTCAGGATTTTGCAACTCTTGATGCCATCTCCAATGGACGTGCTGAAATTATGGCAGGTCGAGGTTCGTTTATCGAGTCCTTTCCGCTATTTGGCTATGATTTAAAAGACTATGATGCACTATTTGACGAGAAACTGGAGTTATTATTGAAAATTCGTGAATCTGAAAAAGTGACTTGGAAAGGCGGACACCGGCCAGCTATAAATAATCTCGGTGTGTACCCAAGACCAGTTCAAAATCCTTTACCAGTTTGGATAGGAAGCGGCGGAAGTCAGGACTCCGTCATCCGTGCAGGCTTACTCGGGCTTCCGTTAGTGCTAGCCATTATTGGCGGCAGTCCCTTGCATTTTGCGCCTCTAGTCCAGCTTTATAAGAAGGCGGCTACCCATGCCGGCCACGATGTATCGAAGCTGCCAGTTGCTTCGCACTCTCACGGTTTTATTGCGGAGAGCACTGAAGTGGCGGCAGATAAGTTTTTCCCTTCAACCCAGCAAGCAATGAATAAATTAGGAAGAGAGCGCGGTTGGGGAAGGTATGACCGCTCTAGTTTCGATGCTGCTCGAAGCTTTCAAGGTGCATTATACGTAGGTGATTCAAAAACCGTCGCTGAAAAAATCATTCATCTGCGCAAAAATGTAGGCATCACACGCTTCATGCTTCACGTCCCCGTAGGCACCATGCCACATGATGAGGTAATGAGTGCGATCGAACTATTAGGAAAAGAAGTTGCACCGATGGTCCGAGAAGAGATTTCTAGATGGGAAGCTGAGGGTGGAGAGGATTTGTAG
- a CDS encoding GNAT family protein — protein sequence MRMEEVFGDFPVLETERLFLRKISLKDVDDMFSYCSKEEVAKYVTWNAHRTISDTMEFVEFTLEQYANKKVAPWGIEYKENGKLIGSIDFVSWQLNHKTAEIGYVLSQDYWGNGIITEAVKEVIRFGFEKMGVVRIQARCFEENAGSERVMEKAGMSFEGTLRKAMLAKGKHQNLKVYSIVKEE from the coding sequence ATGAGAATGGAAGAAGTATTCGGCGATTTTCCAGTATTAGAAACGGAACGGCTTTTCCTTAGGAAAATATCTTTAAAAGATGTAGATGATATGTTTTCCTATTGCTCCAAGGAAGAAGTTGCAAAGTACGTTACTTGGAATGCTCATCGAACAATTTCAGACACTATGGAGTTTGTAGAATTTACCTTAGAACAGTATGCCAATAAAAAGGTTGCTCCATGGGGGATTGAATACAAAGAGAATGGAAAATTGATTGGATCGATTGATTTTGTATCATGGCAGCTAAATCATAAGACGGCAGAAATCGGATATGTCCTTTCTCAGGATTATTGGGGTAATGGGATCATAACAGAGGCAGTCAAAGAAGTGATACGATTCGGGTTTGAGAAAATGGGCGTAGTCAGAATTCAAGCTAGATGCTTTGAAGAGAACGCTGGCTCAGAGCGAGTGATGGAAAAGGCAGGTATGTCATTTGAGGGCACCCTTAGGAAAGCGATGCTCGCAAAAGGAAAGCATCAAAATTTAAAGGTTTACTCCATTGTCAAAGAAGAGTAG